The genomic region CATTCTTTATACGTATTAGTTTCGCCAAGTTTATCCAAGGCCTCTCGTTTACCACCTAAGCAGTGGCGGCCTCTTCTCCATTACTTTCCTACGTGCTTCTTCTAATAGCTTTGGAGCCTTATTCTCGAAGTCTGCAGGCAGTTTCTTGAAGAGGGGTTCAGGTTTTCCTATCTTGTGCCCTGGCTTTACTATGAAAGTGCTAGCAACCTTGCTCCAAATTCCTTTTTGGTGTACGCTGCCCTCCAGGTTGAGCATGCGCCATAGTTTTTCCGCAGATACTGGTGTGAAGGGTGCCAGGAGCACGGCGAGTGTTGCCACGGCGTTAATTGCTATGTATATTGTTGTTGCAGCATCTTCTGGATTAGTCTTTATTGCGTCCCAGGGAGCTTTGGCGTTTAAGTACTGGTTTCCTCTACGTGCAAGCTCTATTGTCTCTTCAAGTGCTTGTTTGAGTCTAAAAGCTTCGAATTGCTCGGCTACTCGGCTGGAGGCAGACTTTACATATTCTGCATATTCTCTATCGATGTCCGTATATTCTCCAGGCTCTGGCACTATCCCTTTGAATCTACTCTCCGTGAACTTTAGCACCCTATGCACAAAGTTGCCAATATCATCGTTCATATCCTTATTAACTATCTTCACGAGCTCCTTCCACGTAAAGTCTGTGTCCTTTGTCTCAGGCCTTATCTTAATAAGGACAAACCTCCAATAATCTGCTGGCAGAAGCTCAAGTGCTTCGTCGATCCAAATACCCCAACGCCTACTCTTTGAGAACTGCTCGCCCTCAAAGAGTAGGTACTCAGTAGCAGATATATACCACGGGAGGACGTATGGCTCTCCACTTGCCATAAGCATTGCTGGGAATATTATTGCGTGGAATGGAATATTGTCCTTGCCTATAAAGTAGACTGTTCGAGTCTCTTTATCAAACCAGTACCTCTTCCAGAGATCAGGGTCGCCGTGCTTTTCACCGAACTCCTTTGTTGCTGAGATATATCCCAGTAGCGCATCAAACCATACGTAGATTGTTTTGCCTTCAGCCCCAGGGAATGGTGCTGGTATTCCCCACTTGTTGTCTCGCGTGATGCTCCTAGGCTTAAGCCCCTCCTTTACCCAGTTAAGGCTATAGTTTTTGACCTTGGCGGGTAAGTTGCTCTCTTCAAGCCACTTCATTAGTTTATCTTGTAGCTTTGGTAAATCGAAGAACCAATGCTTGCTTTTACGGAACTCTACTGGCCCACCACATATAGCGCATCTCGGATTTATTAACTCG from Pyrofollis japonicus harbors:
- the metG gene encoding methionine--tRNA ligase, encoding MAKWVVASAWPYVNNVPHLGNLIGSILSADVFARYLRLKGEDVVFVSGSDEHGTPIEIEAIKRGVHPKQLTDQAHEYITKLFKEYGISFDNYTRTESETHKEFVREFMMKLYNNGYVFTQDEILPYCPRDKMFLPDRFVIGTCPYCGYPKAHGDQCDNCGRLLHPTELINPRCAICGGPVEFRKSKHWFFDLPKLQDKLMKWLEESNLPAKVKNYSLNWVKEGLKPRSITRDNKWGIPAPFPGAEGKTIYVWFDALLGYISATKEFGEKHGDPDLWKRYWFDKETRTVYFIGKDNIPFHAIIFPAMLMASGEPYVLPWYISATEYLLFEGEQFSKSRRWGIWIDEALELLPADYWRFVLIKIRPETKDTDFTWKELVKIVNKDMNDDIGNFVHRVLKFTESRFKGIVPEPGEYTDIDREYAEYVKSASSRVAEQFEAFRLKQALEETIELARRGNQYLNAKAPWDAIKTNPEDAATTIYIAINAVATLAVLLAPFTPVSAEKLWRMLNLEGSVHQKGIWSKVASTFIVKPGHKIGKPEPLFKKLPADFENKAPKLLEEARRKVMEKRPPLLRW